The segment ttacctcacagggtttttgtgaataTTACACAAGATttacccccaaagagatcaaagaggaaaaagacccatatgcATAAAGATATTACATTCCTCTgcactggggtgggggggtgaggggTGCAGCAACTCATCCGCTGGGGAATTGCTGGACAAATTACggtgtataaatataaattacaaaaataagtaatgaaataattagaaatatgAAATGCTGAAAAGGATGGTTTGGAAGAAATCTATACAGACCTGTATGAACcgtgagtgaagtaagcagaacatcCCATACTATGGCAACGTAACATTGTAATAACAAAGCTCTCAATGACTCAATGACATAGAATTCCAGGGAACTTAGAATTAAGCATGGCCTCAAGGGGCAGAATGAGATCTATTTGTGGGCATAGACATTGTTTCATTTGAGCATGCATATcataaggatttttttccttttttaattggGGAAGGAAAAGTAGGAAGATAAATGGATTATCATATCTATAATATTATttagaaaaatttcaagattaaGTGAGAATGCCCATTCTAGGCAAACTGAAGAACTATGCTAATTATGATAACACATTTTACTTaggtttccttatcagtaaaatgttgaactaaatgactaaggttccttccagctctaaaccgtGACTTTGGTGATTCCTACAATCCTTTCTCATCAGTAATGACAAAACCCAGTACATTTACTACCTCAGGATCCCAAGCACAAGTGGAGGAAGTGGCAGTAGCCATTAAGATGAAGAATACTCTGACCTGAcgaaatacaagcagaaaaaaaccCATTCTGGGAAcaatacagtttaaaaaaaatactttgggaTCAGTTTTCAAGATCTCCAAGACAGGAAGActgaaagaatgggaaaagatcaggatgaaaaaaaaagcaactaagCAATGACCAATCCAAGTACCACCtctcagaaaaatgagaaaggggcAGGTAACAAGAGAAAACCACATCTTGGGAGAAGATCCATGTGTTATCTATGCAGATAAAGAAATACCTCCTGCCCTCAAAAATGGACCAACACTAGGCACTAGGTACACAAGTAAATTCCATGTGTACCAAATAAAGGTACTGAgctggaaggaagaaagacaggaatCCAGAGAGGTGGCtggagagggagagcattccaaacatGGGGGCCAATATTACAAGGCAGAGAGATGAGTTGGGAGTGTCACATGTGAGGAAGAGTATTTTTCAAAACCAGTTTTGCTGGAACTATACGTATAACAAGGCTTTAAATGACAAGAGttagtttgttttttattctggAAGCAGTAGGGACTCCTTAGAAGAACACCCAAGGAAGGAGTCTACTACGTGGGAGTTATACTATGTAAAATGTGGATCAATCCACTGAGTATTAATATTGACACCAAGCAAGAAATAAGACAACCCAATGTTCTACAATGAAATCATGAGGCATTCATCACAATCTGAGGCTAGCTTATCCATCTAATTTTATAACTGGCGCCAGCatggacattccatctcctgcctccatgctcCTTCCACACAATGAATgcacttctctccctcttagaTTTCCTACCTTCTTTCAAAGCTGGGCTCCAGTACTTCTTCCAGGAAGGCTTTTCTCCCTGGCTCCCACTAGTTGTCAGTATGCTCTCTCAATTCACCTTGTACTTACTAGATAATTTGTCTGCATCCCCACAGTAAAACACAGActctgaggaaaataatttttcccttGCACATTCAGCTACCTAGCACCGTCcttcacacagtaggtacttaatagatgcttactgaATGTAATTCTCCAAGTGCTCCCTTTCACAAATGATAACGTACTTATTCCATCCAGTCCCAATCCCTCTCAGTGAGATCCAGCATCATTCCAGTGACTGGCCTGACCAACCACAATGGAAAAAGTGATTGAGAAATGCTTATTTCTCAGATTACAATATGCAATTCAGCGAGTTGGCCCATCCATATAGATTACCTTGGACAGGCACCAGAGAGACAATGAACAGAGACCAGGCTGGATAATGTTTTGGAAACTGTGATGCTTTCAAAGATCACAAATTGCTTACTGATCCAAATGACCATCTTTTCTCCCGCAATGTTTTGTAACTGACTCATGGGGATTGTAGAAAAATCCAAAGAGCTTTGGAAAGCTGTGCTGGGCTCAAGGCAGTCTGCAgcacattaataataatgatgtgcCCAAGAAATGTGAAACCAGGACACGTAtgcctggaaaaggaagtggactCAGAATGCTACAGTAAGGTTCACAGTTGGACAGCAGCAACCAAGAAATAAACACAAAGAACCAAgaaccacccccaccccacccacacATACACCCCCAACACCATAGGTGGGATTTCTATTCAGGATCTGCAGAAAGACATGGAGAATAGCAAAGGTAAATAGGCCTTGGAAGGTGCTGCAATTCGTCCTACTGAATGGAGCACATGCTACTATCACAGATCCAAAAGCATGTTTTTCAGCACATGCCTAATTCACCCCAAACCCTGATGAGGTTTAATTTTTAGGCAAAAGGCTGATATTTGATATTGAAGCCATGGCCATACAGGATGGCAGCAAACAGAAATGTGGAAGGAAAAATTTGGAGACTGCATTAGAAGAATCCCCTTCAGTCTATTGCTATCAGCTATAAGCACTAGACGAACCAAGTAACTGAGGATACACATCCTTATCCTTTGTCAGTccggtgaagcctatggaccactTTCTCAAAATAGTGTTTAGTAAagacataaaattaaatacataagattataaagaaaaacaatttctttgAAATAGTTAcaaaggggcagttaggtggtgcagtggacccaagttcaaatccggcctcaagACATTTATTTACTTCCTGATGACCCTGACTATGTCAGTTAACCCTGACTGCCACACCACCTCCCCCAACAATAGAACTATagttgttaatttaaaaaaaaaaaaaggcaaacccAAACAGACCCAAGGGTAAAACAACCTTTGCTAGGGACTGGGCTTCCTGACTTGTCACACTGTTAGTCTTTTCCCCACAGTTAGGGAGTCTGTcctttctcagctgtaaaatgagaggtgcACAGAGCTTTTGGATATGCAAAAAAACCTGTCCAACAGTTACCACGAAATTCCATCAGCTCTGGTACCTTCCTGTAACAGCATGCTAGTAGGGATGCTCACCAACTAATGTAGACATTTTCTCATGTACAAATCAAGTTAGGCCAAAGTCCCAAGCACCGAGGTGACAGCTTCATCAATATCGAATGCATTTAAACAAGCAAGTCTCCCCAACGTACCAGACTCAGTTACTTTGCAGTAACTTGTCAGGAACACTGCCAGATTCTGTATGTGTGCACATGGGCGCATTCACAAACAGGGTTTGGTTCATGTCTCTTCACACTCTGAATAGCTTTTCTTCTACTGTAAATGGAAGTGGAGACAGAGAGGAAGCGCTCCCCTGAAGATAACTGAACATAGCATTGAGACACAAAAACAAGCTCgaacatttccattttattaaacCTATCCCTTTTGCTATAGGCTTCTTAATGACAATCTCCTACAGGCTAATACCTAGCACATCACAACAAAAACTGTTAGAAGATGCTCCAATAAAATCCTGACCACTCTGATGAAAACATTAATAGGCAACTGATCTCTCCACAGCAAATTTCATCACTGAGGAATTTGGCATATTGCAAATCTTTCTCAGTCTTATCATAAGCACCACTACCCTAAAAAAGTTGACCCTTCAACAGCATGCCTAGAAGACGAATTTAAAGTGACAACCATTGCTGCCAAGGGAATAAAAAGGCCAGGTAGCGTCTTTTAAAAATcagggaaatgaaaataattcagcATATTATCAAGCTATTTGGTTACTGAAATACTATGCTAAACCATTTTTTACAACAGTGGAATCAATTGAGGTGTACAGAAGAGGCCGTATATGTTACTGGCAAAGAGTTTCTAAAGTCACTGGGACAGTGATTTTATTAAGCAAATCTGGACTACAGATTTGGCATATTTTAAAACCTGGGAAACTGTGTCAGATACTGTCAAACGGAGGGGAGGTGTCCCTTCTATAATTAAGTCAATGAATGGCCACAGGAGTAATTAAGAGGCAGAAGCATTTTCTTCAGCAGCTGCTGTTAGAATAGATTGCAGCAGAAGGGAGAAGAATCAAAGAAATGACTGCCAACGTGTCTTTGCCAGTTGAAATGGCATCCTTTATCAGCGTCATTTAGTCTTGGGCCACCGCTTGAAAAGCACCCATTGCCACCCTTAAAATAGTATCAACcagtcacatatatatatatatatatatatagacccATTTATGCATCAAAAAGATGAAGTcacaaaaaatactaaaatagCCATTTTCATGCCAGCAACTGTTCCATACAACTTGTTcccagaggtagaagaaaaaagttcagaTTGGGAAAGTCTACAACGCAATTAGGTTTGAAGCCACTCGGTCCATTTCAAACTTACAGTAAGAAAGCTCTGCATTCAAAGAGCCAACTCTGGGAGCAAACTGTTGATTTAACATGTGAGGAAGTTAATAATAATCAATTATTGACATGATCCCCACATGATGGTACGTTAACTGTTAGGATGAAAAAAGGTTTCCAATCTtctatagagtgctttaaggtttgtaagatTTTCCTATTCCATGGGACAGGTTCAGCAATCTAATATTTCTTTGATATGGGGCCTTCTTTCCCCTGATTCAGACTGGCTTCTAAAGTTTACAGCTAGAGCAGCCTGAAAGACTAAAAGGTGACGAAGACACCAGGTGTTCCTGACCCCCAAATTTCCCTACCCACTAAACCATCCACTCATCttcctttacagatgaagaaacaaggctGAGTTAAATTGGGaaattagctaaatggaagaaTCCAGGTAAACCGGATTCCAAACTTGGCTACCACTTGAAACTCCCTCCTTCACAAGGGAGTTCCTCCCTAAGATAAGAGACATCAATATTACTGAAAGCATGGATGCATCAAGATTTGAGGAAGCAGAAGCTAAAAAGTTAGAACCCTCATGGTGAGGACAATCCAAAATTTAGAGCTCAATTCAGGGTGGTTTTCAAAATGGAAGCACAAGGAAAATCTACATTAGATTTCTGAACAACCCAAAGTAATGcatttccttccccctccatttTAAACAATCAGAAGTACCAAATAACTTTTTAAGATGCATACCTAATTGACCCAATTTAatctaccattttttaaaaattctggatTGAACTTGTTTCTAACCAAACTAAACTTTGGAATGAGCTCAAATATGACTTCTTAGTACACGGTGGCAGGAATTACACGCTTCATGACCTGCCTGAGGGCTGGCAAAAAGCAGAAAGTTTAATATGCCCTGTCTTTACTAAAAGAAGACTACAAAACTTCCCAAGTGTTAACTCTACTTCTATAAATTAATTTCCCTTTATTCCAGACTTGAGTTTATCCGTCAGTCTCTTCCAGAGCTAGTCCAACTAACAACCCTTCACTCTACACAGAATGTCAAGGGACAAACTATGGGGGATAAACACCTGCTGTTTCATTCCCAATTACTGTAGAGAATGCTATTCTAATAACAATGGGAAAATTAATGCCCCACTGAGCTTGCTGGGTTgtgattttacttatttttatcatttctagCACTGTAAAGGTGAAAATTCCTTGAGACAGGTCATCTGTAGATCCACTTAAATTGTAATACTTCTATAAGTTACCTGGCTATGTAAAGACTACAAATCTGAAATACAATCGTATGTCTACTTTTCATGCCTGATGTGTATGTGGTATGTACCTGTTTCTCTTGGATAATTATTAGTTCTCCTAGGTGGCATAGGTTTTCCTAGGTTGTCATCCATCACAAATTCCAATAGTAGTTTATAGCAGGCTTACAGAAACTAATTATGGATTCAAGTCCTAACACTTGTTAGCATGCAAGGCATTTTGAGGTATACCAGTTACCAGTCATCAAAAGCATTTGTATGttgaaaatgtaattttaataGATAATTCTTCATCTTACATAGGAGCACAATAAAATACACCACATTCTGAAGAAACTCCAGATGATACGAGATAAGAGTGGGGAAAATTCAGATGGGCTACATAACCATCACCTTGAACTGCAAGAGACAAAAGTTCCACCTGCAAATTAACATGAACATAACTCAGACTGACTGGCCATATGATtggcttaaaaataaaaagaaatcaaatatgcAGAGTGAGAAAAGtgcaaagagaaaaagataggacaactaaaaaaaatcatggaaaatcaaattaaagaagaaaaaaaggtggggggaggggctgaGGGGAGCTCCTTTAAGGAATACCTATGGGATCATCAGGAAATGATTATGCAGAAAATTTAAACATTGGTTATATTACACTaaaaattgaggactttcaaattaagaaaaactttctaataattcaATTTAGCTGGTCAATATTTTTTGTTCATCTGGTCTGTAGATAAGATTGTAATAAATGGCTTAGCAAATATTGAATAATTAGCAAATCTATCATTGTCGTCCTATAAAATACAAAAGGTCATGTATTAAATTCAGACAAATtgggaagaaacaaaattataatatCCATATCAATGCCAGACATGATGTGGCACAAAGGAAAAGTTACACATTTGCCAATCACAACTGCTGCTTGCTGTCAGTCTTTCCCTGAACAGTAATTGTCTAACATTCGAGGTCTAGATACCAATTGTCATCTAACTGATCAGACAGTGATAATTTTGTACACTTTAGGTTTATTTTAATTAACATGTCAGTCACTTTAGAGATTTCGGTATTTCTGGGATCAATTTATGAGTATTCATTTAGCAGCATTTTATCACATATCTgcatcaatgaaaagaaattggcAAAGTCCATGTCTTACTATTTAATGTCAGATGGCGAAGACCCAAAACATAAAATGTCCTAGACTAGTTTTAATCTTCAAATACGATTGTCACATTAGGGAAACGAAATAAACACAGCAAAATAAACTGTACAAAGGCAAAGtagaataacaaaaaatattttactaaaaCATAAGATTTACAGAAGTTTCCAGACAAGCCATACAAAATGGTCACAAGCTTTTCTCGAAGGGAGGTTTCTACACTTGACAGCAGAATCACGATATTAGTGAGGGCTGTGATGTTTAATGTTCCCATTTTTGTTCAAACAACCAAGCTTGTCCATCTACAGCGTCTAAGGAGTTAGACTTGGCTAGAGGGCATATTCTAAAGTACAACTGGTTAGCTGCTTTAACCAATGCAATTAGCATCaccataaaaagggaaaaggagcccacaaaactggaagaaaaaaagacacacCCCTGCAGCTAACCGACAACTACTTTCATTCACagtgctgatacttaaaccatgatgggagaaatgaataaaagcagAGCTGGGCCACTGCTTTTAAACAATTTCACAACAATCCAGATGATACTTCTAGCCTCTGCTCATGCGTTACAACAGTGAATCAGGACAAGACAGAGATTTGCTAATGTGCATTTAATCACCAAAGGACTGAAGATGGTCTGGGTTTTTATTCTGTAATGTTTCTAAGACTGTGTCCATTAAAtgcaaacaaaaaaggaagaggtCTTCGCAGAACAGGAGAAGTGATGCACACTTGATGTTGAGATTGAATTTAAATATTATTCATGGCATATAGCCTAGTCCATGCTCTGGctgtaaagaaaaaacaaacacgCAATCATAGATTACTTAGTTCAATATACTATTTTCCAAAGATGTTAACtaagagaggtaatttaaaattgaaaaactgAAATTAATATTTAAACAGAAGCAGTATTTtagaaatatgtaaatattttctaGAGGATATTAAAGATTTTGCATGTCTTTGTCCTAAAAACATCAATGAAATTCTACAACCACAACAGATACAAAATGCTAAACTCTGTTCCATTCGCCACACTACATAAATGGTTGGGACTTGGGACTTAGATGTTGGATTGAATGAGGCCAAATGCATTTGAAAATAAGCTTTGAGTAAACGATGATTtggttgttttaaaattttgcagtGTCAAACATGTGAAAGAAGCAGGCCAACAAATCTGACTAGGAGGCTGCTGGACTGTTTGGTTTGGGGTGATGAGATCTGATCCACACTCAGGGAAACATCAGAATGTCTCTCCCAACACAATATCCCATAGTCAATACCTGTTTCTATGGCTTGGGCTTCATTGGTCTTCCACTGCTCGGCTACATCATTTGCTAATGGATCGTCTGGATTGGGAGCACTTAACAAAGCTTGGATTGAGAGCAGCACCGTACGGATCTGCAACGCTGGAGACCATTTATCTAAGGAGACAGCAGTTCGGACCATTATAAAAACATAAGAGCCACCCAAAGTGCTCGTGTACTTTCCTCCCACAGAGCTAGACATTCATTTAAGGAGGATTCTAAATGTGCCACActtaaaaggaaaggaggaatgtcAATACTGGGATAAGGATACCACTTACCTTTCAAAATATCTAAACATATTCTTCCCAACTTGTCTACATTAGGGTGATAAATTTTGGTCATGAAACGTACTTTAGGAGCTGCCATCGGGTATTCTTCTGGAAGAAATAGTTCAAGTTTAAAAGTCCCTCCCTCAAAGGGGGAGTCCTGTGGGCCCGCAATGACCACATGAAAATAACGGGCGTTGCTTTCATCTGGCTCTGCTTTTATCCCAGGGACTGGTTCTGCCAGCAAACGCTGGGTTTcctaagaaagaaagaacacaCAAAACATATGTGATAAGTGTCATTTAGGTACAAAAAAATCATCCAATTCTTTTCTACAGAAGATCACAAAAAGGCACATTTAGGAGACGTGCTGTTGGCTAGGCACAAAATACAAACCTCACAAGTCGTACTGATTAAATGTAACAATATGATTGGAAAGCTACAGTGTAAGACACTCTGGGTGTGATCACAGAGACATCTTActtgtttgaaaaaaattaacagctAATTACCAATAGCTTATAATTAATAGGAAAAATAACACAAAGGCCCCCTACCAGAACGAAGGAGCAAGGGATAAAGGAAGCTGGCTACACTAAAACCAATAACACACTGAGACAGTCGGatcaaatatttttttgaagtgtttcaaaatttcccttaaaaaacaaagctaaaaaagaaatcaaagatctacagttatgtgaaaaaatgctctaaatcactactgattacaactctgaggcaccactcCACACTTAACCagactggctaataggacagagaagaaaaataatgaatgctGGCAAGACATGGAAAAACCTTAACACGAATGCACTAATGGTGTAGTTTCAAccaaacaagttgtagtatatgactgGGATGgaatattgtgctgtaagaaataatgggGGGAGGGCATCAGAAAAACCAgggaagaactatatgaacagacgaaaagtgaagtaaggagaaccaggagaacactgtacacagtatcagcgaTACTGTAATTATCAACTGTCAAAGGGTTTCTAAACCAATCATGTCCCAATATATCCCCA is part of the Notamacropus eugenii isolate mMacEug1 chromosome 3, mMacEug1.pri_v2, whole genome shotgun sequence genome and harbors:
- the UBE2N gene encoding ubiquitin-conjugating enzyme E2 N codes for the protein MAGLPRRIIKETQRLLAEPVPGIKAEPDESNARYFHVVIAGPQDSPFEGGTFKLELFLPEEYPMAAPKVRFMTKIYHPNVDKLGRICLDILKDKWSPALQIRTVLLSIQALLSAPNPDDPLANDVAEQWKTNEAQAIETARAWTRLYAMNNI